From a single Nostoc edaphicum CCNP1411 genomic region:
- a CDS encoding GmrSD restriction endonuclease domain-containing protein → MTKVNLDALIPREDFEVGENSNPGKKKETISIEDIKTDSFFFLNIRKPDFQRETNEWDKTKVCDFIKSFIDGDLIPAIILWRSTAGYLFVIDGSHRLSALAAWVNDDYGDGTTSKIFYDGIIPDEQIKIAQETRKVVNKNIGSYSDVNLALKHPDKFKPEIVKSAQNLSVLAIQVQWVEGDASKAENSFFKINQQATLIDKTELQLLESRRKPNSIAARAIIRSGTGHKYWSSFPAEIQNQIQEIAKEINEILFEPKLQTPIKTFDIPVAGKLYSAQTLPLILDFVNIVNHIDFNNKGIDDDTTGEETIKILKNVRKIAYRLNSNKPSSLGLHPVVYFYSKEGRHKTVSFLSIVDFVIELDKIKKINHFIEVREKFEELVLEYDYLFQQIYVKYRSVQKSYKHISKFFQEAVFYLKSGKTIEQTIDEMLSTPNLQYLTVRKIISQPTDLSAQDFNTNKKSEIYIKETLKNVPRCKICNGLIHRNSISIDHIQRKEDGGLANVDNGQITHPYCNTGYKN, encoded by the coding sequence ATGACTAAAGTTAATTTGGACGCACTGATTCCACGAGAAGATTTCGAGGTAGGAGAAAATAGTAATCCAGGTAAGAAGAAAGAAACAATTTCTATTGAAGATATTAAAACAGATTCATTTTTCTTCTTAAACATCCGCAAACCCGACTTTCAAAGAGAAACTAACGAATGGGATAAGACAAAAGTTTGTGATTTTATAAAAAGTTTTATAGATGGTGATTTAATACCAGCGATTATTCTATGGCGAAGTACAGCCGGATATTTGTTTGTAATTGATGGCAGCCATAGGTTAAGTGCTTTAGCTGCTTGGGTAAATGATGATTATGGTGATGGAACAACATCTAAAATATTTTATGACGGTATAATTCCTGATGAACAAATAAAGATTGCTCAAGAAACGAGGAAAGTAGTTAATAAAAACATCGGTTCATATAGTGATGTCAATTTAGCTCTAAAACATCCTGACAAATTTAAACCTGAAATTGTCAAATCTGCTCAAAATTTATCAGTGTTGGCAATTCAGGTTCAATGGGTTGAAGGTGATGCAAGTAAAGCCGAAAATTCTTTTTTCAAGATTAATCAACAAGCTACTTTAATTGATAAAACTGAGCTACAGCTGCTTGAATCTAGAAGGAAACCAAATAGCATAGCTGCACGTGCAATTATTAGGAGTGGTACAGGTCATAAATATTGGTCATCTTTTCCAGCTGAAATACAAAATCAAATACAAGAAATAGCGAAAGAAATTAATGAAATACTTTTCGAGCCTAAACTGCAAACTCCAATAAAAACTTTTGATATACCAGTTGCTGGTAAGCTTTATTCTGCTCAAACACTACCATTAATTTTAGATTTTGTAAATATCGTTAATCATATAGATTTTAACAATAAAGGGATTGATGATGATACAACAGGAGAAGAAACAATCAAAATATTAAAAAATGTCAGAAAAATTGCTTATAGATTAAATAGTAATAAACCTTCATCTTTGGGGCTACACCCAGTTGTTTATTTTTATTCAAAAGAAGGAAGACATAAAACAGTATCTTTTTTATCTATTGTTGATTTCGTCATAGAGCTAGATAAAATAAAAAAAATTAATCATTTTATTGAAGTTAGAGAAAAGTTTGAAGAATTAGTTCTTGAATATGATTATTTGTTTCAGCAGATTTATGTGAAATATAGGTCTGTCCAAAAGAGCTATAAACACATATCGAAGTTTTTTCAAGAAGCTGTTTTCTATTTAAAATCGGGAAAAACAATTGAACAAACTATAGATGAAATGTTGTCTACTCCGAACCTTCAGTATTTGACTGTTCGTAAGATAATAAGTCAGCCAACAGATTTATCTGCACAAGACTTCAATACAAATAAAAAAAGTGAGATTTATATCAAGGAAACCTTAAAAAATGTTCCGAGGTGTAAAATTTGCAACGGACTTATCCATAGAAACTCTATTTCAATTGATCATATACAGCGTAAAGAAGATGGTGGATTAGCAAATGTGGATAATGGACAGATAACACATCCATACTGCAACACTGGATATAAAAATTAA
- a CDS encoding VIT domain-containing protein has protein sequence MTQTLEQQPSGLYLQNSNQQIAFPLKHTEVKAKIAGNISRVEVTQSFENPFTTSLEAVYIFPLPDEAAVDDMLIRIGDRTIQGSIKKRQEAVAIYEQARKQGHTAGLLEQERDNIFTQSLANIKPGEQIDVIIRYSDSLKFEGGNYEFVFPMVVGPRYIPGITIAEDAVGGGSAIAPMTLNQDTDLVSDASRLNAPILPSGMRSSHDINVTIEINAGVEIQDINSPSHQIQIIREEQLVNVKLGGGDTIPNKDLILRYQVSNNKIQTTTLTQADERGGHFALYLIPALEYRPEEIVAKDMVFLIDSSGSQSGEPLMQCQELMRRFINGLNPDDTFNIIDFSDTTQQLSPVPLSNTSQNRSLAINYINRLNAGGGTEMLGGIRTVLNLKTTNPGRLRNIVLLTDGYIGNENQILAEVKQRLQPGTRLHSFGAGSSVNRFLLNRIAELGRGIARIIRHDEPVDEVVEKFFRQINNPVLANIQLQWEGDGESPIMYPSTPPDLFAEQPLVLFGRKSDAHSGKLHISGIAAGGRRYQYSFHLNFPQTGNPAIAQLWGRSRIKDLMNQMVSGDTKGGVEAVTDTALAYQLLSQYTAFVAVSDEIRVNPNQDFISVQVPVEIPEAISHEGIFGNAVAAAPSGAMVNQPMVRRSREAKKQSAPPPMSAPAPAKPMPRFEEMESLAMEHDIPASEPEIGFADVDEFSNLERFSLFSEQLMPQLEEMNLDDQLEDLKALQREESSIPHLQIVSFTGLDQQMIYLLTQYLQAIQLPRGFGGDLVFEFQVNQGRVKQLMLDDEASSLKEQTVIELIRRSLLAWLPSQTFTSTVLLTLRIQA, from the coding sequence ATGACTCAAACTCTAGAACAACAACCCAGTGGTTTATATCTGCAAAACTCCAACCAACAGATTGCCTTTCCCCTCAAACACACCGAGGTAAAAGCCAAAATCGCTGGTAACATCTCACGGGTGGAAGTTACCCAAAGCTTTGAAAATCCCTTTACCACAAGCCTAGAAGCCGTTTATATCTTCCCCTTACCCGATGAAGCTGCCGTTGATGATATGCTAATTCGCATAGGCGATCGCACAATTCAAGGCAGCATCAAAAAACGCCAAGAAGCTGTAGCCATCTACGAACAAGCCAGAAAACAAGGACACACAGCCGGACTCCTCGAACAAGAACGAGACAATATCTTCACCCAATCCCTGGCGAACATCAAACCAGGTGAACAAATTGATGTGATTATTCGCTACAGCGACAGCCTAAAATTTGAGGGGGGAAATTACGAATTCGTCTTCCCGATGGTTGTTGGCCCCCGTTACATTCCCGGAATCACCATCGCAGAAGATGCAGTCGGGGGTGGTTCAGCTATTGCACCCATGACTTTAAATCAAGATACCGATTTAGTTTCAGATGCTTCCCGCTTGAATGCTCCCATTTTACCGTCGGGGATGCGCTCAAGTCATGATATTAATGTCACCATCGAAATTAATGCTGGCGTTGAGATTCAGGATATTAACTCACCCTCTCACCAAATCCAAATCATCCGTGAAGAACAGTTAGTAAATGTCAAACTAGGAGGTGGAGACACCATACCCAATAAAGACCTAATTTTACGCTATCAAGTTAGCAATAATAAAATTCAAACAACCACGCTCACCCAAGCCGATGAACGGGGTGGACACTTCGCACTATACCTGATTCCCGCCCTTGAGTACCGTCCCGAAGAGATTGTCGCCAAAGATATGGTGTTTCTCATCGACTCCTCCGGTTCTCAAAGTGGCGAACCACTGATGCAATGTCAGGAATTGATGCGCCGTTTTATCAATGGACTCAATCCCGACGACACCTTTAACATTATTGATTTTTCCGATACCACACAGCAACTTTCACCCGTTCCCCTCTCCAACACTTCGCAAAATCGCTCATTAGCAATCAACTATATCAATCGCTTAAACGCTGGCGGGGGAACAGAGATGTTAGGCGGTATTCGCACTGTCTTAAACTTAAAAACCACAAATCCGGGACGCTTGCGAAATATTGTTTTACTAACTGATGGTTATATCGGCAACGAAAACCAAATTTTAGCTGAAGTTAAACAGCGTCTCCAGCCAGGAACCCGCCTTCATAGCTTTGGTGCAGGTAGTTCGGTGAATCGTTTCTTACTCAATCGGATTGCAGAATTAGGACGGGGTATTGCTCGGATTATTCGCCATGATGAACCTGTAGATGAGGTGGTAGAAAAATTCTTCCGCCAAATCAATAATCCAGTCCTCGCCAATATTCAATTGCAATGGGAAGGTGATGGGGAATCTCCAATTATGTATCCTTCTACACCACCAGATTTATTTGCAGAGCAACCATTAGTGCTATTTGGACGCAAATCAGACGCGCATTCTGGAAAGTTGCACATCTCTGGCATTGCTGCGGGTGGTAGGCGTTATCAGTACAGTTTTCACCTGAATTTTCCCCAAACAGGTAATCCTGCGATCGCTCAACTTTGGGGACGTTCCCGCATCAAGGATTTAATGAATCAAATGGTGAGTGGAGACACAAAGGGAGGTGTGGAAGCAGTGACAGATACGGCTCTGGCTTATCAACTGTTATCGCAATATACCGCTTTTGTTGCCGTCAGTGATGAGATCAGAGTCAATCCCAACCAGGATTTCATATCTGTGCAAGTACCTGTAGAAATCCCTGAAGCCATCAGCCATGAGGGTATCTTTGGTAACGCTGTTGCTGCTGCTCCTAGCGGTGCAATGGTAAACCAGCCAATGGTAAGGCGAAGCCGGGAAGCAAAGAAACAATCTGCACCACCGCCAATGTCTGCACCTGCTCCAGCAAAACCAATGCCACGCTTTGAAGAAATGGAATCATTAGCGATGGAACATGATATTCCAGCATCAGAGCCAGAAATCGGATTTGCAGATGTAGATGAATTTAGTAATCTTGAGCGCTTTTCATTATTTTCTGAACAATTGATGCCACAGCTTGAAGAGATGAACTTAGATGATCAGTTGGAAGATTTAAAAGCCTTACAGAGAGAAGAATCTTCTATACCTCATCTACAGATTGTGAGCTTCACAGGATTAGATCAACAGATGATTTATCTACTGACTCAATACTTGCAAGCAATTCAACTCCCTAGAGGTTTCGGTGGTGATTTGGTGTTTGAATTTCAGGTTAACCAGGGACGGGTAAAACAGTTAATGCTAGATGATGAGGCTTCATCCTTGAAGGAACAGACGGTGATTGAATTAATTAGGCGATCGCTTTTAGCTTGGCTACCTTCCCAAACCTTCACCAGTACAGTGCTGTTAACACTTCGCATTCAAGCATAA
- a CDS encoding vWA domain-containing protein — MSYPIPSKMWQRVSIVVLLLLIPSVGIAILRQSATVAVPANQTPPSSTPTSSILPNHPDYQALQALVQKYSCVVPVQNFGTLPLTRAEFATVLNACVNRSNELIATDPKIVTQGDMKTLQRLQSEFAPELAILRNQIDELEAGSPVTPTQAPRERTQAESTRKTQPVPTAPPLSIPSGSSVQDQVSNRPVSPTRQTRSTIGRVAPEPQTGSRFNTENYNRIDDNPFHRVGNEPLSTFSIDVDTASYSNVRRFITQGELPPKDAVRIEELINYFTYNYPQPKGDADGRQSQRPFSVTTELAAAPWNPQHKLVQVGLQGKRLESETLPPSNLVFLIDVSGSMDDPNKLPLVQQSLKLLVNKLRPEDRVSLVVYAGNAGLVLPATPGSQKSKILAAIDRLEAGGSTAGGQGIELAYKIAKQSFLKSGNNRVILATDGDFNVGVSSDAELTRLIEQKRDQGIFLTVLGFGTGNYKDGKMEQLADKGNGNYAYIDTLLEAKKVLVNDLRGTLFTIAKDVKIQVEFNPAKVQAYRLIGYENRLLQNQDFNDDKKDAGDIGAGHSVTALYEIIPTGTKSDVKLPEIDPLRYQRSGETASDAAGNELMQVKLRYKLPQDSTSQLITQTIQDDDLRADQIPSTNLRFAAAVATFGMLLRDSEYKGNANFDLVMKLATQGKGEDQEGYRGEFIRLVEQSKGLMTRTGSRE; from the coding sequence ATGTCTTACCCGATTCCGTCCAAAATGTGGCAGCGAGTTAGTATTGTAGTACTGTTGTTATTGATACCGTCAGTAGGAATTGCAATCTTACGTCAGTCTGCTACGGTTGCGGTTCCAGCTAATCAGACTCCTCCCAGTTCTACCCCAACAAGCTCCATTCTACCCAATCACCCTGACTACCAAGCACTCCAGGCATTGGTACAAAAGTATAGTTGTGTAGTCCCCGTCCAAAACTTTGGTACTCTTCCCCTAACCCGAGCTGAGTTTGCCACCGTCTTGAATGCCTGTGTGAATCGGAGCAATGAGCTAATAGCGACTGACCCCAAGATAGTCACCCAAGGGGATATGAAAACCCTACAACGCTTGCAGTCAGAATTTGCACCGGAGTTAGCAATCCTCAGAAATCAGATAGATGAATTGGAAGCTGGTAGTCCCGTCACTCCAACTCAGGCTCCCAGAGAACGTACTCAAGCCGAGTCTACCCGAAAAACTCAACCCGTACCCACCGCCCCACCCCTTAGCATTCCCTCTGGCTCATCTGTGCAGGATCAAGTTTCTAACCGCCCTGTAAGCCCTACACGCCAAACTCGTAGCACTATTGGAAGGGTTGCCCCGGAACCACAAACAGGTAGCAGATTCAATACAGAAAACTACAATCGGATTGACGATAATCCTTTTCATCGCGTCGGTAATGAACCCCTTTCCACCTTTTCGATTGATGTAGATACAGCATCCTACAGCAACGTGCGACGGTTTATTACTCAAGGGGAATTACCACCCAAGGATGCAGTGCGAATTGAGGAATTGATCAACTATTTTACCTATAATTATCCCCAACCAAAAGGCGATGCCGACGGTAGGCAGAGCCAACGCCCTTTTTCCGTCACCACTGAATTGGCTGCTGCTCCCTGGAATCCTCAACACAAGCTGGTACAGGTGGGTTTGCAAGGTAAACGCCTAGAGAGTGAAACCTTACCACCCAGCAACCTAGTATTTCTGATTGATGTCTCCGGTTCTATGGATGACCCCAACAAATTACCCTTGGTGCAACAGTCCCTAAAATTGCTGGTGAATAAACTGCGTCCTGAAGATCGGGTAAGTTTGGTAGTTTACGCTGGGAACGCTGGATTGGTATTACCTGCTACTCCTGGTAGTCAGAAATCGAAGATTCTGGCGGCGATTGACCGCTTGGAAGCTGGAGGCTCCACTGCTGGCGGTCAGGGCATTGAACTAGCCTACAAAATAGCTAAACAAAGCTTCCTCAAGTCTGGTAATAATAGAGTAATTTTAGCTACCGATGGAGATTTTAACGTCGGGGTTTCTAGTGATGCCGAACTGACGCGATTAATTGAACAAAAGCGAGATCAGGGAATTTTCCTGACGGTGTTGGGATTTGGCACTGGCAATTATAAGGACGGAAAAATGGAGCAACTGGCTGATAAGGGTAATGGCAACTACGCTTACATCGATACCCTATTGGAAGCCAAAAAGGTTTTAGTTAATGATCTGAGGGGAACTCTGTTTACCATTGCCAAGGATGTGAAAATTCAGGTGGAATTTAATCCGGCGAAAGTTCAGGCATATCGCTTGATTGGCTACGAAAACCGCCTGCTGCAAAACCAGGATTTCAATGACGACAAGAAAGATGCAGGGGATATTGGGGCTGGTCATTCTGTGACAGCGCTTTATGAAATAATTCCCACCGGCACGAAAAGCGATGTGAAACTACCGGAGATAGACCCCTTGCGATATCAGCGTTCTGGTGAAACTGCCTCGGATGCTGCTGGTAATGAGTTAATGCAGGTGAAACTGCGCTATAAATTGCCCCAGGACAGCACCAGTCAACTAATTACCCAAACCATCCAAGATGATGATTTGAGAGCCGATCAGATACCCTCCACAAACCTGAGATTTGCTGCTGCGGTGGCAACTTTTGGGATGCTGCTGCGTGACTCTGAGTATAAGGGGAATGCTAATTTTGATTTGGTGATGAAGTTGGCAACCCAAGGGAAAGGGGAAGACCAGGAGGGCTATCGGGGTGAGTTTATCCGCCTGGTGGAACAATCTAAGGGGTTGATGACGAGGACGGGAAGTAGGGAGTAG
- a CDS encoding glutathione S-transferase family protein — translation MTNSTPMDDDKNLPKKKGRTLPPKLIIWLGKFVWTTMWQIMMSQLAPSNKSGAYIRPNSQFRKFIGTESGNPHPPSVGRYKLYVGLGCPWAHRTLVVRSLKKLEAVISVCIVSPSPIEGGWIFNEEEEGCRTLVEFYQRAEPGYSGRFTVPILWDNQTKTIVNNESSEIIVMLNSQFNEFANNPTLDLYPEALKEKIDWWNEKIYHAVNNGVYRCGFAQTQEAYNQACNELFTTLDEIDIALQTNRYLCGDNLTLADVRLFTTLFRFDSAYYGLFKCNRRRIRDYQNLGVYLSDLYQLPGVADTCDLETVKHDYYGNLFPLNPGGIIPDGPDMSYLNQPHDRDRIGKVNAS, via the coding sequence ATGACTAACTCAACTCCAATGGATGACGATAAAAATCTCCCCAAGAAGAAGGGCAGGACACTTCCTCCAAAGCTGATCATTTGGCTGGGAAAGTTTGTCTGGACGACTATGTGGCAAATAATGATGTCCCAGCTTGCTCCTAGCAATAAGTCGGGAGCATATATTCGTCCTAATAGCCAGTTTCGGAAGTTCATTGGTACAGAGTCAGGGAATCCACACCCACCATCCGTTGGGCGCTACAAACTCTATGTTGGGCTGGGCTGTCCTTGGGCGCACCGAACCTTGGTTGTGCGATCGCTGAAAAAACTCGAAGCGGTAATATCAGTATGTATTGTCTCTCCTTCTCCCATTGAAGGCGGTTGGATATTCAACGAAGAAGAAGAAGGTTGCCGCACACTAGTTGAATTTTATCAGCGGGCAGAACCCGGCTACAGCGGACGCTTTACAGTTCCAATTTTATGGGATAACCAAACCAAAACCATTGTCAACAATGAGAGTTCAGAGATTATCGTGATGCTGAACTCTCAGTTTAACGAGTTCGCCAACAATCCCACGCTTGATCTTTACCCAGAAGCACTCAAAGAGAAAATTGACTGGTGGAATGAGAAGATTTATCACGCCGTAAATAACGGTGTATATCGTTGCGGCTTTGCCCAGACTCAAGAAGCATATAATCAAGCCTGTAATGAATTGTTCACAACTCTTGATGAGATTGACATAGCATTGCAGACTAATCGATATCTGTGCGGAGATAATCTCACACTCGCAGATGTGCGTTTATTCACCACGTTATTTCGGTTTGATAGTGCCTACTACGGTTTATTTAAATGTAATCGGCGGCGAATTCGAGACTATCAGAACTTGGGAGTTTACCTAAGTGATTTATATCAGCTTCCAGGTGTTGCTGACACCTGCGACTTAGAAACTGTGAAGCACGACTACTACGGAAACCTATTCCCACTCAATCCTGGCGGGATTATTCCCGATGGGCCTGATATGTCCTATCTTAATCAACCACACGATCGCGATCGCATCGGCAAAGTTAATGCTTCATAA
- a CDS encoding aspartoacylase: MNQINRVAIVGGTHGNEFTGAYLSQKFAQFPNLITRPSFETVTLLANPHAFAAGRRYVEKDLNRCFLKQDLQNPSLNSYEELQAKSIQDTLASNGDKQADFILDLHSSTANMGLTIILVNSHPLNLKLAAYLSHVSPLVKVYRCSFKSIEENPFVNSLCELGFAIEVGPIAQGILKATLFQQTEELVHAVLDYLEQFNQGEIPSTNETLIIYDHLSVVDYPKQPDGTIFGMIHPELQDKDYQALNPGDPIFITFDDKTIIYEGASTVWPIFINEAAYYEKGIAMCLTQRQQINI, translated from the coding sequence GTGAACCAGATTAATCGAGTTGCAATTGTCGGCGGAACTCATGGCAATGAGTTTACAGGAGCCTACCTGAGCCAAAAATTTGCCCAGTTTCCCAATTTAATTACTAGACCAAGTTTTGAGACAGTCACCCTGTTAGCAAATCCTCATGCTTTTGCAGCAGGGAGGCGATATGTAGAGAAGGATTTAAATCGTTGTTTTCTCAAGCAAGATTTACAAAATCCGAGTCTGAACAGTTACGAAGAATTACAAGCGAAATCAATCCAGGATACCCTAGCATCAAACGGGGATAAACAAGCAGATTTCATCTTAGACTTGCACAGCAGTACAGCTAATATGGGTCTGACAATTATTTTGGTAAATAGTCATCCCTTAAACTTGAAATTGGCTGCTTATCTAAGCCATGTCAGCCCTTTGGTGAAGGTTTATCGCTGCTCTTTTAAATCAATTGAAGAAAACCCATTTGTAAATTCTCTGTGCGAATTAGGCTTTGCGATCGAGGTTGGCCCGATTGCTCAAGGTATTTTAAAAGCGACGCTGTTTCAACAAACAGAAGAACTTGTTCATGCAGTTCTGGACTATTTGGAACAGTTTAACCAGGGTGAAATTCCATCAACTAACGAAACGTTGATTATCTACGATCACTTATCTGTTGTAGACTATCCAAAACAACCGGATGGAACAATCTTTGGGATGATTCATCCAGAACTGCAAGACAAAGATTATCAAGCATTGAACCCAGGAGACCCAATTTTTATAACTTTTGATGATAAAACAATTATTTATGAGGGTGCATCTACCGTTTGGCCGATTTTTATTAATGAGGCAGCTTACTACGAAAAGGGAATTGCAATGTGTTTGACTCAAAGGCAGCAAATTAATATCTAG
- a CDS encoding polysaccharide deacetylase family protein, whose product MKTKQQGNRPIASLSLDLDNIWSYLKNQGAPGWETFPSYLDIAVPRFLDILQQWNLTITVFIVGQDAALEKNSKAIQAIANAGHEIGNHSFYHDPWLHLYSEDEIEQEVALAEEHIKRVTHQHPIGFRGPGYSFSPAVLKVLARRGYEYDASTFPTFLGPIARAYYLMTCKLSKEERKKREALFGGFKEGLQPLKAYQWHMGKDKLTEIPVTTMPIFKVPIHFSYIMYLSTFSSEVALLYLRIALWLCKLTHVQPSLLLHPTDFVSQEDVPELSFFPGMSVPTYKKLAIVNKSLELISSQFNVLTVGQHAKFVAGARQLPVLVPQKR is encoded by the coding sequence ATGAAAACCAAGCAACAAGGAAACAGACCAATAGCGAGTCTTTCTTTAGACTTGGATAATATTTGGTCTTATCTAAAAAATCAAGGCGCTCCGGGTTGGGAGACTTTCCCCTCTTACCTGGATATCGCAGTACCTCGTTTCTTAGATATTCTCCAGCAATGGAATTTGACAATCACAGTATTTATTGTGGGTCAGGATGCAGCGCTGGAAAAGAACTCTAAAGCAATACAAGCGATCGCTAACGCCGGCCACGAAATTGGCAATCATTCATTCTACCATGATCCTTGGCTACATCTGTATTCAGAGGATGAGATTGAACAAGAGGTGGCACTTGCCGAAGAACATATCAAGCGCGTCACTCATCAACATCCTATTGGTTTTCGGGGGCCGGGATACAGTTTTTCTCCTGCGGTATTAAAAGTTCTAGCACGACGGGGATATGAATATGATGCTTCGACCTTCCCCACATTTTTGGGGCCAATAGCACGAGCTTATTATTTAATGACCTGTAAATTGAGCAAGGAAGAACGTAAGAAACGGGAAGCCTTGTTTGGTGGTTTCAAAGAGGGTTTACAGCCTTTGAAAGCTTATCAGTGGCACATGGGTAAGGATAAACTAACTGAGATTCCCGTTACCACCATGCCAATTTTCAAAGTGCCAATTCACTTCAGTTACATAATGTATCTAAGTACATTTTCTTCGGAAGTGGCTTTACTCTACCTGCGAATTGCCCTCTGGTTGTGTAAACTTACACACGTTCAACCTTCTTTGCTACTCCATCCTACAGACTTTGTAAGTCAAGAGGATGTGCCAGAACTATCATTTTTCCCTGGAATGAGCGTCCCTACCTACAAAAAGCTAGCAATAGTTAACAAAAGTTTAGAACTTATATCCAGTCAGTTTAATGTTTTGACTGTTGGACAACACGCCAAATTCGTAGCGGGTGCGCGTCAACTGCCTGTATTAGTGCCTCAAAAGAGGTAA